A part of Pseudoalteromonas arctica A 37-1-2 genomic DNA contains:
- the astD gene encoding succinylglutamate-semialdehyde dehydrogenase codes for MTHPAQFINGQWSQGQGTEFNSVNPANNDVIWQASSATAAQVDTAVNAAREAFYAWADKSFTERLEIIKAFAAQLKENSEELAITIAQETGKPLWETRTEAGAMVGKIAISEKAFLERTGDVENAMPLGRAMIRHKPHGVVAVFGPYNFPGHLPNGHIVPALLAGNTVVFKPSELTPKVAELTLKLWEKAGLPAGVINLVQGEVETGKALAAHKGIDGLFFTGSSRTGHILHEQFAGQPGKILALEMGGNNPLIITDVEDTKAIVHDIIQSAFISSGQRCTCARKLFLPTGSKGDVILERLITATKAIKVGNYDDADQPFMGSMISSAAAAGMVKAQNELVELGGEVLVELEHTANTGFVTPGIIECTNISDFPDEEHFGPLLKVFRFDDFDQAIDKANDTTFGLSAGLLSDSAADYDHFLRRIRAGIVNWNRPITGASSAAPFGGIGASGNHRASAYYAADYCAYPVASVELEKVAMPATLSPGLKID; via the coding sequence ATGACTCATCCTGCACAATTTATAAATGGTCAATGGTCACAAGGCCAAGGCACAGAATTTAATTCAGTAAACCCTGCAAATAACGACGTTATTTGGCAGGCTTCATCGGCAACTGCGGCGCAAGTAGACACCGCAGTAAATGCAGCGCGCGAAGCGTTTTATGCATGGGCTGATAAAAGCTTTACTGAGCGCTTGGAAATAATTAAAGCATTTGCAGCGCAATTAAAAGAAAACAGCGAAGAGCTCGCTATTACTATTGCACAAGAAACAGGTAAGCCACTGTGGGAAACTCGCACAGAAGCGGGTGCTATGGTTGGTAAAATTGCCATTTCTGAAAAAGCATTTTTAGAGCGCACTGGGGACGTAGAAAACGCAATGCCACTTGGCCGTGCGATGATTCGTCATAAGCCACATGGTGTTGTAGCCGTATTTGGTCCGTATAACTTTCCGGGTCACTTACCTAATGGCCACATTGTGCCAGCGCTTTTAGCAGGTAACACGGTTGTGTTTAAACCGTCTGAACTTACTCCTAAAGTAGCTGAGCTTACGCTTAAACTGTGGGAAAAAGCAGGTTTACCAGCAGGTGTCATTAACCTTGTACAGGGTGAAGTAGAAACGGGTAAAGCCCTTGCTGCTCACAAAGGTATTGATGGCTTGTTCTTTACGGGTTCTTCGCGTACTGGTCATATTTTACATGAACAGTTTGCGGGTCAACCGGGCAAAATTTTAGCGCTAGAAATGGGTGGTAATAACCCACTTATTATTACTGATGTTGAAGACACTAAAGCGATTGTTCACGATATTATTCAATCAGCGTTTATCTCAAGTGGCCAGCGTTGTACGTGTGCACGTAAACTATTTTTACCAACGGGTAGCAAAGGTGATGTGATACTGGAGCGTTTAATCACAGCAACTAAAGCGATTAAAGTAGGTAATTATGACGATGCAGACCAGCCATTTATGGGCTCTATGATTTCATCAGCTGCAGCTGCAGGCATGGTTAAAGCGCAAAACGAGCTTGTTGAGCTTGGTGGTGAAGTATTAGTAGAACTTGAGCACACAGCTAATACTGGCTTTGTAACACCAGGTATTATTGAGTGTACAAATATTAGTGACTTCCCAGATGAAGAGCATTTTGGACCACTTTTAAAAGTGTTCCGCTTTGACGACTTTGACCAAGCCATTGATAAAGCAAACGATACAACCTTTGGTTTATCGGCTGGTTTATTAAGTGACAGTGCAGCAGATTACGACCATTTCTTACGTCGTATTCGTGCAGGTATTGTTAACTGGAATCGCCCAATTACTGGCGCATCAAGCGCAGCACCGTTTGGTGGTATTGGCGCATCGGGCAACCACAGAGCAAGTGCGTATTACGCAGCCGATTACTGTGCATACCCAGTTGCTTCGGTAGAGCTTGAAAAAGTAGCTATGCCAGCAACACTAAGCCCAGGCTTAAAAATAGATTAA
- a CDS encoding DUF3802 family protein, translating into MVLDRQGYDDLIMYLTQNLALFEKPGEIKPGAPTVMELIEDVIAQNVMLICEQHTNLNTEQRSQIVREVDGIVYDLEEVLSSITSQPVTVEQHAFIDEFAGLVKNLFDSALTQQS; encoded by the coding sequence ATGGTTTTAGATAGGCAAGGGTACGATGATTTGATCATGTATCTAACTCAAAATTTAGCATTGTTTGAGAAGCCAGGCGAAATAAAACCAGGTGCCCCAACAGTAATGGAGTTAATTGAAGACGTCATTGCACAAAATGTGATGCTTATTTGCGAGCAGCACACAAACCTCAACACAGAGCAGCGTAGTCAAATTGTACGCGAAGTTGATGGCATAGTTTACGATTTAGAAGAAGTCCTCAGCAGCATCACCTCACAGCCTGTCACGGTTGAACAGCATGCCTTTATAGATGAATTTGCAGGTTTAGTAAAAAACCTCTTTGATAGCGCTTTAACACAACAATCTTAG
- a CDS encoding OsmC family protein, whose amino-acid sequence MQANVKWVEGDTFIGRSNSNHNVVFDGGSDSAAPSPMEMVLMSVGCCSSVDVVSILKKAKQDFSDVQVQLSAERAETAPRVFTKINLHFVVKGNNVSEKHLARAVSLSAEKYCSVALMLDKTVEITHSHEVVQDQAK is encoded by the coding sequence ATGCAAGCAAATGTAAAATGGGTTGAAGGCGATACGTTTATTGGTCGTTCTAATTCTAACCACAATGTTGTGTTTGATGGCGGCAGCGATAGTGCAGCACCAAGCCCAATGGAAATGGTTTTAATGTCAGTTGGCTGTTGTTCATCAGTTGATGTGGTTAGTATTTTAAAAAAAGCCAAACAAGATTTTTCAGATGTACAAGTACAACTAAGTGCAGAGCGCGCCGAAACAGCCCCACGTGTGTTTACCAAAATCAACTTACACTTTGTTGTTAAAGGCAATAATGTGTCTGAAAAGCACCTTGCACGCGCCGTTTCACTCTCTGCTGAAAAGTATTGCTCAGTTGCATTAATGCTTGATAAAACAGTAGAAATTACGCATAGCCACGAAGTTGTGCAAGATCAAGCAAAATAA
- the speD gene encoding adenosylmethionine decarboxylase: MNKPFDKLKLHGFNNLTKSLSFSIYDICYAKTEQQRKEYIEYIDEQYSADRLTDILGEVVDIIGANILNVARQDYEPQGASVTILVSEEPVEEQQNYDADEAPGPLPDSVVAHLDKSHICVHTYPEAHPDDGICTFRADIEVSTCGIISPLKALNFLIHSLESDVVTIDYRVRGFTRDINGVKHYIDHAISSIQNFMTEDTKEAYQMMDVNVYQENLFHTKMMLKETDLNTYLFGLSTADLSEGEEDEIRSKLTREMQEIFYGRNLPDTE; the protein is encoded by the coding sequence ATGAACAAACCCTTCGATAAACTTAAACTTCATGGCTTTAACAATTTAACCAAAAGTTTAAGCTTTAGTATTTATGATATTTGTTACGCAAAGACCGAGCAACAACGTAAAGAATATATTGAATATATCGATGAGCAGTACAGTGCAGATAGACTAACCGACATTTTAGGTGAAGTTGTTGATATTATTGGTGCTAACATTTTAAATGTAGCGCGCCAAGATTATGAACCGCAAGGCGCAAGTGTAACTATTTTGGTTTCAGAAGAACCAGTAGAAGAGCAGCAAAATTACGATGCTGACGAAGCACCAGGCCCATTACCTGATTCAGTTGTTGCGCACCTAGATAAAAGCCACATTTGTGTACACACATACCCAGAAGCTCACCCTGATGATGGTATTTGTACATTCCGTGCTGATATTGAAGTGTCTACTTGTGGCATTATTTCGCCACTTAAAGCGTTAAACTTCTTAATTCATAGCCTTGAATCAGACGTAGTAACAATTGACTACCGCGTTCGTGGTTTTACCCGCGACATAAACGGTGTTAAGCACTACATTGATCATGCTATTAGCTCGATTCAAAACTTCATGACAGAAGATACAAAAGAAGCGTACCAAATGATGGACGTGAACGTGTATCAAGAAAACCTGTTCCATACCAAAATGATGTTAAAAGAAACCGATCTAAACACGTATTTATTCGGCCTTTCTACGGCAGATTTATCAGAGGGCGAAGAAGATGAAATTCGCTCAAAGCTGACCCGTGAAATGCAAGAAATATTCTATGGCCGTAACCTGCCAGATACAGAGTAA
- a CDS encoding M24 family metallopeptidase has translation MHFTKQLLLYVSLLTTLVLSLFVKADDAPAILSMKERAAFIDKITELRVNTLMPSLMKQHNTDMWLLISREYNEDPILKTMLPATWLSARRTTILLFALNKQGGVDAYAIAPYKIGNVFKKGWDKQTQPSQWEALNTLIEQYKPRNIALNTSTDWAHADGLVLGDYKTLMANLPATYHNKIISAEPLAVAWLEQRIPEEVKMYKHIVAIAHHIIAEGFSGKTITVGETTSDDLVWWFRERVKELKLQTWFHPSVAIQRADAKSFNHEESFTNGYDDNVIQAGDLLHVDFGITYLRLNTDTQQHAYVLKENETSAPSYLVEALKSGNKLQDIFTSQFAVGKTGNEVLAAARKAAIEQGLKPTIYTHPLGYHGHAAGTTLGMWDSQQGVPGDGDYPLHLNTAYSIELNNAVFVKQWNKEIRIMLEEDAIFDKSGVWYLNGRQTQLLLVK, from the coding sequence ATGCACTTTACTAAACAACTCCTACTTTATGTAAGCTTGCTAACTACGCTTGTTTTAAGCCTCTTTGTTAAAGCTGATGACGCTCCCGCTATTTTATCGATGAAAGAGCGCGCTGCGTTTATAGATAAAATAACAGAGCTTAGAGTTAATACCTTAATGCCCTCGTTAATGAAGCAGCACAACACTGATATGTGGCTACTTATAAGTCGTGAATATAACGAAGATCCAATATTAAAAACAATGCTGCCTGCAACATGGCTTTCAGCCAGACGCACCACGATTTTACTATTTGCACTTAATAAACAAGGTGGTGTTGATGCTTACGCTATTGCGCCTTATAAAATAGGTAACGTATTTAAAAAAGGGTGGGATAAACAAACACAACCAAGCCAGTGGGAAGCACTCAATACACTTATTGAGCAATACAAACCTCGCAACATTGCGCTTAATACTTCTACCGACTGGGCACATGCCGATGGCCTTGTGCTAGGCGATTACAAAACCTTAATGGCTAACTTGCCCGCCACTTATCACAATAAAATAATTTCTGCAGAGCCGCTTGCTGTTGCGTGGTTAGAGCAACGCATTCCTGAAGAAGTTAAAATGTATAAACATATTGTCGCTATTGCCCATCATATTATTGCAGAGGGGTTTTCGGGTAAAACAATTACGGTTGGTGAAACAACTAGCGATGACTTGGTATGGTGGTTTAGAGAGCGCGTAAAAGAGCTCAAACTACAAACATGGTTTCACCCAAGTGTTGCTATTCAGCGCGCCGATGCGAAGTCGTTTAATCATGAAGAAAGCTTTACCAATGGCTACGATGATAACGTTATACAAGCCGGTGACTTGCTTCATGTAGATTTTGGTATTACTTATTTACGCTTAAATACCGACACGCAGCAGCATGCGTATGTGCTCAAAGAAAACGAAACGAGTGCGCCTAGTTACTTAGTTGAAGCACTAAAAAGCGGTAATAAACTACAAGACATATTTACCAGTCAATTTGCGGTAGGTAAAACCGGTAATGAGGTTTTAGCTGCAGCACGAAAAGCCGCTATTGAGCAGGGATTAAAGCCCACTATTTATACCCATCCTCTTGGCTATCATGGCCACGCTGCTGGCACTACATTAGGTATGTGGGATTCTCAGCAAGGTGTACCGGGAGATGGTGACTATCCGCTTCATTTAAATACGGCTTACTCAATTGAGCTTAACAATGCTGTGTTTGTAAAACAGTGGAATAAAGAAATAAGAATAATGCTAGAGGAAGATGCTATTTTTGATAAAAGCGGTGTCTGGTATTTAAATGGCCGACAAACACAGCTATTGCTTGTAAAATAA
- a CDS encoding aromatic amino acid transport family protein encodes MTTSQDATLSNASPNTHTNSSKNSNTKTKWNLHDTQWTLSLFGTAVGAGILFLPINIGIGGFWPLIIMACLAFPMTFFAHRGLARFVLSSKNKDADFTDVVEEHFGVTAGRLISLLYFLSIFPILLIYGVGLTNTVDSFMVNQMGMESPSRVLLSGVLVAGMISLMMGGERLMLRAFAILVYPLVGILFFLSLYLIPSWQMPDMTVPEIGSFGKTLWLSIPIIVFSFSHAAAISSFVNVQRGHYGEQATRKSEAILKRTSLLLITFVLLFVFSCVLSLTGEQMAAAKAANVSVLSYLANITDNSFIATLGPLVAFIAITSSFLGHFLGARESFTGLVTKQTGLSAGVTDKIGVLIMFLAIWFCAVKNPSILDMMDQLSGPIIAMILFIMPMIAVYKVPALNKYRNRFSTLFILAVGSLAVFALLYSMLK; translated from the coding sequence ATGACAACATCTCAAGATGCAACGCTTTCAAATGCATCACCAAACACACACACAAATTCAAGCAAAAATTCAAATACAAAAACTAAATGGAACCTGCACGATACGCAGTGGACATTAAGTTTATTTGGTACCGCCGTTGGTGCGGGTATTTTATTTTTACCTATTAACATTGGTATTGGCGGTTTTTGGCCGTTAATTATTATGGCGTGTTTAGCGTTCCCAATGACCTTTTTTGCGCACCGTGGATTAGCGCGCTTTGTACTTTCATCAAAAAATAAAGATGCCGATTTTACCGACGTAGTTGAAGAGCACTTTGGTGTGACTGCGGGCCGGTTAATTTCCTTGTTGTACTTTTTATCTATATTCCCAATTTTGCTTATTTACGGTGTGGGCTTAACCAATACCGTTGATAGCTTTATGGTTAATCAAATGGGGATGGAATCACCTTCTCGCGTGCTACTTTCGGGCGTATTAGTTGCAGGTATGATTAGCTTAATGATGGGCGGCGAGCGCTTAATGCTACGTGCCTTTGCTATTTTAGTGTATCCGCTTGTGGGCATATTGTTCTTTTTATCACTTTATTTAATCCCTAGCTGGCAAATGCCAGATATGACGGTGCCTGAAATAGGCAGCTTTGGTAAAACGTTGTGGTTATCGATTCCTATTATTGTGTTTTCGTTTAGCCACGCAGCGGCTATCTCAAGCTTTGTAAATGTGCAACGCGGTCATTACGGCGAACAAGCTACACGTAAGTCTGAGGCGATTTTAAAGCGCACTAGCTTGCTACTTATTACCTTTGTACTGTTATTTGTGTTCTCTTGCGTGCTGTCGCTTACAGGCGAGCAAATGGCAGCGGCTAAAGCGGCTAACGTATCGGTTTTATCCTACCTTGCTAATATTACTGATAACTCGTTTATTGCCACACTTGGGCCACTTGTTGCCTTTATTGCTATTACATCGTCGTTTTTGGGTCATTTTTTAGGTGCACGCGAAAGCTTTACAGGATTAGTAACTAAACAAACAGGCTTAAGCGCTGGCGTTACCGATAAAATTGGTGTGTTAATCATGTTTTTAGCTATTTGGTTTTGTGCTGTTAAAAACCCAAGTATTTTAGACATGATGGATCAGTTATCGGGCCCTATCATCGCGATGATTTTATTCATTATGCCAATGATTGCAGTTTATAAAGTACCTGCACTTAATAAATACCGAAATCGCTTTAGCACGCTATTTATATTAGCGGTTGGCTCGCTTGCTGTATTTGCACTTTTATACAGTATGCTTAAGTAA
- a CDS encoding alpha/beta fold hydrolase, giving the protein MSKEILFHTTFAHETSKTWVVFVHGAGGSSAIWFRQLKAYKKEYNVLLLDLRGHGKSNNLVQNFVDNNYSFNNVSKDIIDVLDHNNITSAHFVGISLGTIIIRNIAEIAPQYVSSMVLGGAVTRFNTRSNTLVYLGNTFKHFLPYMWLYRLFAFIMMPKKRHKESRLLFVREAKRLCQKEFIKWFKLAMDVNPLMQYFKEKDIDIPILYIMGKEDHMFLGPVKEMVKRHKNSVLQTIHHCGHVCNVERPDLFNQHSLAFIAQQNR; this is encoded by the coding sequence ATGAGCAAAGAAATTCTTTTCCATACTACTTTTGCGCACGAAACCAGTAAAACATGGGTTGTATTTGTCCATGGAGCAGGTGGTAGTTCGGCAATTTGGTTTCGTCAGCTTAAAGCTTATAAAAAAGAATATAATGTATTGTTACTAGATCTTCGTGGTCACGGTAAATCGAATAACTTAGTACAAAACTTTGTTGATAATAATTATTCATTTAATAATGTCTCTAAAGACATTATCGATGTGTTAGATCATAACAATATCACCAGCGCACACTTTGTTGGCATTTCATTGGGCACAATTATTATTCGAAATATTGCTGAAATTGCGCCGCAATATGTTTCTAGCATGGTGCTAGGTGGAGCGGTTACTCGTTTTAATACTCGCAGTAATACATTGGTTTATTTAGGTAATACTTTTAAACACTTCCTGCCTTATATGTGGCTGTATCGCTTATTTGCTTTTATTATGATGCCGAAAAAGCGTCATAAAGAATCTCGACTTTTGTTTGTTCGTGAAGCAAAACGCTTGTGCCAAAAAGAGTTTATAAAGTGGTTTAAATTAGCCATGGACGTAAACCCTTTAATGCAATACTTCAAAGAAAAAGACATTGATATTCCCATTCTGTATATTATGGGTAAGGAAGATCATATGTTCCTTGGCCCTGTTAAAGAAATGGTTAAGCGTCATAAAAACAGCGTACTGCAAACTATTCACCATTGCGGCCATGTCTGTAATGTGGAGCGCCCAGACTTATTCAATCAGCACTCGCTTGCTTTTATCGCCCAGCAAAATCGTTAA
- the cysQ gene encoding 3'(2'),5'-bisphosphate nucleotidase CysQ has protein sequence MNQTELLEETLILARKAGQAIMGIYEKDFNVEYKADESPVTDADLAAHKLIVAGLQQLTPDIPILSEENADISWDVRQTWKSYWLVDPIDGTKEFIKKNGEFTVNIALIKNGTPILAVVDAPALGVSYLAAEAIGAFKDKGDERIELKVTTKPNKGLIRVVGSRSHPSPDLAEFVKRFDEVEMVSKGSSLKLCLVAEGSADIYPRLGPTCEWDTGAGHAIAEIAGAKVTKLDGSPLIYNTKDEYLNPYFIVSAIEE, from the coding sequence ATGAATCAAACCGAACTGCTAGAAGAAACCCTCATCCTTGCCCGCAAAGCAGGCCAAGCGATAATGGGAATTTACGAAAAGGACTTTAACGTTGAGTACAAAGCCGATGAAAGCCCCGTAACCGACGCCGATTTAGCAGCTCATAAACTGATTGTGGCAGGGCTTCAACAGCTCACACCCGACATTCCAATACTCAGTGAAGAAAACGCCGACATAAGCTGGGATGTACGCCAAACGTGGAAAAGCTACTGGTTAGTTGACCCAATCGACGGCACTAAAGAATTTATTAAAAAGAACGGTGAATTTACCGTAAACATCGCCCTAATTAAAAACGGCACTCCTATTTTAGCCGTAGTAGATGCACCTGCCCTTGGCGTATCGTACTTAGCCGCCGAAGCCATTGGCGCATTTAAAGATAAAGGCGATGAGCGAATTGAGCTTAAAGTAACAACTAAACCTAACAAAGGGTTAATTCGTGTTGTAGGTAGCCGCTCGCACCCATCACCCGATTTAGCTGAGTTTGTAAAACGCTTTGATGAGGTTGAAATGGTGTCTAAAGGCAGCTCACTAAAGCTGTGTTTAGTGGCCGAGGGCAGCGCCGATATTTACCCGCGCTTAGGTCCAACATGTGAATGGGATACAGGCGCAGGCCATGCAATCGCCGAAATAGCCGGTGCTAAAGTCACTAAGCTTGATGGCAGCCCGCTTATTTATAACACCAAAGATGAGTACTTAAACCCGTATTTTATTGTAAGTGCGATAGAAGAGTAA
- the cysC gene encoding adenylyl-sulfate kinase, whose protein sequence is MDENIVWHNYATTKAQRSEQKKHKPAILWFTGFSGSGKSTVANALEAALNQQGTHTYLLDGDNVRHGLCKDLGFSDEDRIENIRRVGETAKLMTDAGLLVLTAFISPFRAERDMVRSLVDDGEFIEVFIDTPLDVCESRDPKGLYKKARAGEIKHFTGIDSSYEVPNNPEIILDTSKNTLDQSVTQLITYLKQKHII, encoded by the coding sequence ATGGATGAAAATATAGTTTGGCATAACTACGCAACTACAAAAGCACAGCGTAGTGAGCAAAAAAAACATAAGCCCGCTATTTTATGGTTTACCGGTTTTTCGGGCTCTGGCAAAAGCACCGTAGCAAACGCACTAGAAGCAGCGCTTAATCAGCAAGGTACGCACACTTACCTGCTCGATGGCGACAACGTACGCCACGGTTTGTGTAAAGACCTAGGCTTTAGCGACGAAGACCGCATTGAAAACATACGCCGCGTAGGCGAAACCGCTAAACTAATGACCGACGCTGGCTTGTTAGTACTTACTGCGTTTATATCGCCTTTTAGAGCGGAGCGCGATATGGTGCGCAGCCTAGTAGATGACGGCGAATTTATTGAAGTATTTATCGATACCCCACTGGATGTATGCGAAAGCCGCGATCCAAAAGGCTTATACAAAAAAGCCCGCGCTGGAGAGATAAAACACTTCACTGGTATCGATTCAAGCTACGAAGTGCCAAATAATCCAGAAATAATTTTAGATACAAGTAAAAACACCCTAGACCAATCGGTTACACAACTGATAACGTATCTAAAACAAAAGCACATAATATAG
- a CDS encoding SLC13 family permease: MVEQLVLTGIMLTLVGCLFGTRINPAWLFVSAIGTSYLAGLIDLESMLINYANPSLITLVLLVLVSTAIEKTTLIQKLAQSLSKGSLVKSVTKLGLSTAFLSSFTNNTAVVASLITAIKDNPNHSPSKLLLPLSYTAILGGTITLIGTSTNLIVNGFAVDAGMEPLGFFDFTLVGLGALSVGLITILVMLKYLPDNGKSDQEVVPFYLEGKVQANSKLIGQTVEENGLRDLKDLFLAEIIRDGSRICAVTPQQIIQKDDVLLFVGDIKSVPLLTRFDGLKVVHENHQKDIEHLVEVVVSQSSKFIGKTVKEARFREQFHAAVIAIRRGHDRLQGGLGQVQLQAGDSLILAPGKNFYTLPNLKREFVYISGFDLQAHLAPKQSNIVLLSFAAVLGLSIIGIVPLVKGLLVLLIGLMLSGTIKLNEVKRRFPIELLVVVGSAIGLAKLMIGTGLAGQISDAMFMVLGDFGPYGAFIAIFLMTVLFTELITNNAAAALSFPVAYSLAVGFNVDPLPFIMAVAFGASASFISPFGYQTNLMVYSAGNYRLKDYIVMGLPLSIIYSITVLTLIPLVFPF, encoded by the coding sequence ATGGTAGAACAGCTCGTTTTAACAGGCATTATGCTTACCTTAGTCGGGTGCCTTTTTGGCACCCGTATTAATCCAGCATGGTTATTTGTAAGCGCCATTGGCACCAGCTACTTAGCAGGGCTAATCGATCTTGAAAGCATGTTAATTAATTATGCTAACCCGTCGCTTATCACCTTAGTGCTATTGGTGTTAGTGTCGACCGCAATAGAAAAAACCACCCTAATTCAAAAGTTAGCGCAATCGCTATCTAAAGGTAGTTTAGTAAAATCGGTAACAAAATTGGGGTTATCAACCGCCTTTTTATCGTCGTTTACTAACAATACCGCCGTTGTTGCATCGCTTATTACCGCGATAAAAGACAACCCTAATCACTCCCCTTCAAAGCTATTATTACCGCTGTCGTACACTGCTATTTTGGGCGGCACCATTACGCTTATTGGTACATCAACCAACTTAATCGTCAATGGCTTTGCAGTCGATGCGGGCATGGAACCGTTGGGCTTTTTTGACTTTACCTTAGTGGGTTTAGGCGCGTTAAGCGTAGGCCTAATTACCATTTTAGTGATGCTTAAATACTTACCCGACAACGGTAAAAGCGACCAAGAAGTCGTGCCTTTTTACCTAGAAGGTAAAGTACAAGCAAACTCAAAGTTAATAGGCCAGACCGTTGAAGAAAACGGCCTGCGTGATTTAAAAGACTTATTCCTCGCTGAAATTATTCGCGATGGCAGCCGTATTTGCGCAGTCACCCCGCAGCAAATTATTCAAAAAGATGACGTGCTGCTGTTTGTAGGTGACATAAAATCGGTGCCATTACTTACCCGTTTCGACGGCCTAAAAGTAGTGCACGAGAATCATCAAAAAGACATAGAACACTTAGTAGAAGTAGTTGTAAGTCAGTCTTCAAAATTTATAGGTAAAACCGTAAAAGAAGCCCGCTTTAGAGAACAGTTTCATGCAGCCGTTATTGCCATTCGCCGTGGTCACGACCGCTTACAAGGCGGCCTTGGGCAAGTGCAATTACAAGCTGGCGACTCACTAATACTTGCCCCAGGCAAAAACTTTTATACCTTGCCTAACTTAAAGCGCGAATTTGTGTATATTTCAGGGTTTGACTTACAAGCCCACCTTGCACCTAAGCAATCAAACATTGTGCTACTAAGCTTTGCCGCAGTACTGGGTTTAAGTATTATTGGCATAGTGCCGCTGGTTAAAGGCTTATTAGTATTACTGATTGGCTTAATGCTCAGTGGCACCATAAAACTTAACGAAGTAAAACGCCGTTTTCCTATCGAGTTACTCGTAGTTGTAGGTAGCGCCATTGGCCTTGCCAAGTTAATGATAGGCACCGGACTTGCCGGGCAAATATCCGACGCCATGTTTATGGTACTTGGCGACTTTGGCCCGTACGGCGCATTTATTGCCATATTTTTAATGACCGTATTATTTACCGAGCTTATTACTAATAACGCAGCAGCTGCCTTGTCGTTCCCTGTTGCTTACTCGCTCGCGGTTGGTTTTAATGTAGACCCGCTACCATTTATTATGGCGGTTGCCTTTGGCGCATCAGCCAGCTTTATATCGCCATTTGGGTATCAAACTAATCTAATGGTTTATAGCGCGGGTAACTATCGCTTAAAAGATTACATAGTGATGGGCTTACCCCTTTCTATTATTTATTCAATCACGGTATTAACCTTGATCCCGCTGGTATTTCCGTTTTAA